The proteins below are encoded in one region of Helicoverpa armigera isolate CAAS_96S chromosome 11, ASM3070526v1, whole genome shotgun sequence:
- the LOC126056982 gene encoding transmembrane protein 223 has product MSIISIASTVLKRAVASRFSTIYKPLVNNTRTASGSVTTRTIHDVNTNVVKDVMLFKYENPKFFMYMNVFAIVQYMFWTYLGLFAFTTLRDAPVDKSTIDDDTPWFRRINLGENKYRNALGTVSVLVGGGSLAMIWMYTLRSVRYLVLNKGGKSLTFITYTPFGKNRMMTVPLENVCCKEARNIARVQLPLKIRNRWMHYMLDMRGEFKNPLLFDCTAGLMRKW; this is encoded by the exons ATGTCAATAATATCGATTGCATCAACAGTACTCAAGCGAGCTGTAGCATCAAGATTTAGCACTATATATAAACCCCTTGTAAATAACACAAGAACAGCATCTGGTAGTGTCACAACAAGAACTATTCATGATGTGAATACAAACGTAGTTAAAGACGTAATGCTATTTAAATACGAGAACCCGAAGTTTTTTATGTACATGAATGTATTTGCTATAGTTCAGTATATGTTCTGGACATATTTGGGATTGTTTGCATTCACAACTTTGAGGGACGCGCCGGTCGACAAATCTACCATTGACGATGATACACCGTGGTTTAGGCGAATAAACCTCGGCGAAAACAAGTACAGGAATGCCTTAGGAACTGTTTCTGTTTTGGTTG gtggTGGCTCACTAGCAATGATCTGGATGTACACACTCCGTTCTGTCCGCTATTTAGTCCTGAACAAAGGAGGCAAGAGCCTCACATTCATCACTTACACACCTTTTGGAAAGAACCGTATGATGACGGTACCTTTAGAGAATGTCTGCTGTAAGGAAGCCAGGAATATCGCCAGAGTGCAGTTACCATTGAAAATTAGGAACCGATGGATGCACTATATGCTTGATATGCGAGGAGAATTTAAAAACCCTCTTCTATTTGATTGTACTGCAGGATTAATGAGAAAGTGGTGA